The Streptomyces sp. NBC_00576 genome contains the following window.
CGATCTCGGACAGCGTCAAGGCGATCCACGAGGCCGGCTGGGACGCGGTGAAGGACCCGTCGAAGACCGACGACTCCATCGACACCATCGACAAGAACCTCGACAAGATCAACAAGGAGACGGACGACAACAAGGTCGACAAGGCGGTCGACGACCTGGACAAGGCGATCGACGACTACAACAAGTCGATCCTGAACGGCGACACGAACCCGGACTCCAGCAGGATCGACGCGGCCGCCGACAGGCTGACGGACGTCTGCACATCGTAGGAACACCACCGGGGCCCTGCCGTCCGCAGACGGCAGGGCCCCGGTCGTCGGTTGCGACAGTCAGTTGCGCTTCCCGTCCTCAGCCCTCGTCGGCCGCCAGCCGCAACGAGATGCTGTTGATGCAGTACCGCTGATCGGTCGGGGTCGGATACCCCTCCCCCTCGAACACATGTCCGAGATGCGACCCGCACCGCGCACATCGCACCTCGGTCCGCACCATGCCGTGGGTCCGGTCCGACAGCAGTTCCACCGCGTCGGTGTCCTTCGGGTCGAAGAAGGACGGCCAGCCGCAGTGCGACTCGAACTTCGTGTCCGAGGTGAAGAGTTCGGCGCCACAGGCCCGGCAGGAGTAGACACCCTTCGTCTTGGTGTCCGTGTACTCACCCACGAAGGCGGGCTCCGTGCCGGCCTGGCGCAGGACCGTGTACTCGGCCGGCGTCAGCTCCGCGCGCCACTGCTCATCCGGCTTTTCGACGTCGTACGACATGAAGCTCAGCCCCTCACTACGAAAGTCACCGCGAAATCACCGCGACAGTCACTGCGGAACCGTGAACGTCACCGTGACAGGCGGTCCAGGATCCGCGGGCCCAGGTCCGTCACGTCACCCGCGCCCATGGTGAGAACGAGATCACCGGGCTTCGCCATTCCCGCGACGGTCTCGGGCACCTCCGCCTTGTCGGACACGGCCGTGACATCGGCGCCCGCGGTCCGCGCGGCATCGATGATCAGCGTGCTCGTCACGCCGGGGATGGGGTCCTCGCGGGCCGGGTAGATGTCGAGGACCACCGACGCGTCCGCCAGCGCCAGCGACTCGCCCATCTCCTTGCCCAGCTCCTGGGTACGGGAGAAGAGGTGCGGCTGGAAGACCACCAGGATGCGCGCGTCACCGACCGCCGCCCGCATCGCCTCCAGGTCGGCCGTCATCTCGGTCGGGTGGTGGGCGTACGAGTCGATGACCTGGACGCCCGCCGCCTCGCCCTTCAGCTGGAGCCGCCGCTTCACCCCCGTGTACGCCGCCAGGGCGGGGGCCAGCTCGCCGGCGGGCACGCCCAGCGCGACGCCCGCCGCCAGCGCGGCCACCGCGTTGTGCGCGTAGTGCCGGCCGGGCACCGAGACCGTGAAGGTGAGCGAGGCCCCGTCCAGTTCGACGGTCACCTCGCTCTTCAGCCCCTGGGGCACGACGGACAGCACCCGCACATCCGCGTCCGCCGACTCCCCGTACGTCACCACCCGCACGGAGTCCGGCAGGCGCCGCGTCAGCTCGCGGGCACCGTCCTGGTCGGCGGCGATCACCAACGTCCCGCCGGGCACGATGCGGCCCGCGAACGTCTCGAAGGACTCGTAGATCTCGTCCATGGAGGCGTAGTTGGCGTGGTGGTCGAGTTCGACGTTGAGGACGATCGCGACCTCGGGCGCGTACTTGTGGAAGCTGCGGTCCGATTCGTCCGCCTCGGCCACGAAGATGTCGCCGTCGCCGTGCAGGGCGTTCGAGCCGGGCGCGTCGAGGTCGCCGCCGATCGCGTACGAGGGGTTCAGTCCCAGCTCACTCAGCGACACCGCCAGCATCGACGTCGTGGTCGTCTTGCCGTGGGTGCCCGCGACCGCGATCGGCCGCAGGCCGTCCATCAGCCGGGCGAGCGCGTCCGAACGGTGGACAACCGGGATCCCCAGCTCCGCCGCCCGCGCCAGCTCCGGGTTGTCCGCCCGGATCGCGGAGGAGACCACGACGCAGGTGGCGTCGTCGGCCAGATGCCCGGCCGCGTGCCCGATGTGCACGGTCGCCCCCAGCGCCCGAAGCGCCGCGGCGGTCTCGGACTCCTTGGCATCACTCCCGGCCACCACGGCCCCACGCTGCGCCAGGATCTTCGCGATCCCCGACATCCCTGCACCACCGATGCCGATGAAGTGCGGTCGGTCCATGGCGATGGGAAGGCCGGGTGCCATGTGTGTCTCCCTGTGCGTGGTGCGTACGGCGGACGTTCGAGGAGTCAGCCTATTGCCTGTGAAACGAGGGTGACCGCATCGCCCTGAGTGGCGCGGGGCTGTATCGATATGCGGCTCCGCCGCGTGGGCGCGACCGGCCCCCACGCACCCGCACCCGGACAACTACGCCTTACTGTGCGAGAACAACTTCAAAACCGGCACCCCCACCTTGTGCCGAGCCCGAGAGGCCCAGTCCCGGTGGAAGAACTCCTCCACGTAGTGGGGATCGGTCAGCACGATGACCTCATCCGCGTCGATCTCTTCCACCAAGCCCTTCAACGCATCGAGCGGATGGTCCTCGACAATCTGCCCGTCCGCCTCGTGCCCCGCCACCCGCAACGCCGCCAGCGACACCTCCAGCGCCCGCTCCGCCGTCGCCGCCGCGTCCTCGCCCTCGGGGGTCTCCCCTTCGTGCGCCGCGTCGTCGAGCTCGCCCAGTGCGATGTCGTCGATGGCCCGCAGCAACCGGTCGGCCTGATCGCCACGGGGCTGGAGCAGCACGTGGAAGGCCACTCCCTCCTCGCCGTGCAAGGTGGTGACGAACTCCACGTCGGCGGACGTCAGGGCCTTCTCGATCATCAGTACGCTTGTGAACACGACAGGTGCCCTTCTCCTCCGTGGGCCGTCCGTAGGCCCCTGCTGAAACCATCCTGCCCCGTGATCGCACGGGGACTGCGAAATTTAGTGTGCCCAGCGAAAGTCAAACGGAACGAGCGATTCCGAATCGTGTCGACACGGGCGGGAACTCACGCGTCAGGAGCGGTGATACCGGCTGAACAAGAAGCCGGCCTCCTCCAGCAACGACACCAGTTCGAAGTGACGGGGAACCCCCACCGAAGGCCCGCCCGAGATCCGCTGGGCGTCCCCGACGGTGAGCATCGGGGAGATCGTCAGGCACAGCTCGTCGAGCACACCGGCCGCCACCAGTTGCCCCAGCAGTCGAGGCCCGCCCTCGGCCAGCAGCCGGGTGTGCCCGAGGTCGGCGAGGGCCTGTACGGCGCGCGCCGGGTCCACGCCCATGCCGTCACCGGCGACGACCACCTGGGCACCCGCCTTCTCGGCCGCCGCGACCCGGTCGGGAGCGGCCGCGGCACCCGTGAGGATCAGGGTGGGAACCAGGGGCGAGGTGAACAACGGGAGCGAGTAGTCCAGTTCCAGACTCGCGCTGACGATCGCGACCGCCGCGACCTCGGCCTGTCCGGCCGCCTCCCGGGCCGCGGTGAACTCCGGACGTGCGCGAACGGGACGGTAACCCTCCTGGCGTACCGTTTCCGCACCGACGAGGACCACGTCGGCCAGTTGCCTCAGGGTGCCGAAGACACGCATGTCGGCGGCGGAGGAGATGGGCTGCGAGCGGCCGTCGTGCTGGGCGGCGCCGTCGAGCGTGGACACCATGTTGGCGCGTAGCCAGGCTTCCTGGCGCCCGTTCGTCCGCTCGGGGTAGGCGTAGGCGGCGGCCAGCTCATCGAGGCTCCACTCCCGGTCGCCCGTCCCGGCACCGCCGGGCGAACCACCGGCACCACCGGTTTCCACGGCCCCTCCCGAGGCCCCGGCAACTGTCTCTTCGGTCACAGGGAACAGGCGTCGCATGCCAGGCAGTCTGGCACGGTACCCAGGGTCTGTCCGGCGGGCCGAGCCCTGGATCGCGAGGCCCGGTGCGCCTGTATGCGGCGTTTGCCCTGGTTACCGGCTCCTTCACTCCCCGCGCTCCCGGCTTCGCTCGGCCGGAGGGACCCCCGCAGGCCGCCGCCCTCCTCCTGCCTGCCGCCGCACACACCGGCCCCCACCCGGCATCGTGTCCGTGCACGGTCGATCCAGACCGGCTGGGCCCGCCGGACAGGAACTAGCATGGTGAACCGTGCCTACCACCCCCGCCGCCCCCGGTTTCGGCCCGATAGCCGACACGGCCCCGCTGTCCCTGTGCGTCCGTGAGCCGCACGTCCCCGCGGACCGGCTGGTCGCCGAGATGGTGCCGCCGCCCCGGTTCGACTCGGTGCGCTTCGGTACGTACATCCCGGACCCGAACCAGCCCAGCCAGACCGAGGCCGTGCGCGTCCTCGACGGCTTCGCGGGCGGGCTCGGCGGGGCCCACGCCGTGGGGGGCGGCAAGCGGGGGTTCTTCGGGTTCGGGAAGGTCAAGGCGCCCAAGGTGCCGGCCGGTCCCCGTGGCGTCTACCTCGACGGCGGTTACGGCGTCGGCAAGACCCACCTCCTCGCCTCCCTCTGGCACGCCACCCCGGCCGAGCCCGCCCTCAAGGCCTTCGGCACCTTCGTGGAGCTGACGAACCTGGTCGGCGCCCTCGGCTTCCAGAAGACCGTCCAGACCCTGTCCGGACACCGGCTGCTCTGCATCGACGAGTTCGAACTGGACGACCCGGGCGACACCGTCCTCGTCTCGACGCTGCTCGGGAAGCTCGTCGACGCGGGTGTCGCGCTCGCCGCGACCTCGAACACCCTGCCGGGCAAGCTCGGTGAGGGCCGGTTCGCGTCGGCCGACTTCCTGCGCGAGATCCAGGGCCTGTCCGCCCACTTCCGCGCGTTGCGCATCGACGGCGAGGACTACCGCCACCGGGGGCTGCCCCAGGCCCCGGCGCCGTACTCCGAGGAGCAGGTGACCAAGGCGGCGTATGCCACCGAGGGCTCGTCGCTCGACGACTTCCCGCACCTCCTCGACCACCTCGCACGCGTGCACCCCAGCCGGTACGGCGCCCTCACGGACGGCCTGAAGGCCGTGTGCCTCACCGACGTGCGGCCGGTTCCCGACCAGTCGACGGCGCTGCGGCTCGTCGTGCTCGCCGACCGGCTGTACGACCGCGAGGTGCCGGTGCTCGCCTCCGGTCTGCCCTTCGACCAGTTGTTCAGCGAGGAGATGCTGAACGGCGGCTACCGCAAGAAGTACTTCCGCGCGATCTCCCGCCTGACCGCACTGGCCCGCGACGCCAAGGGTCTCGTGGAACACGCCTGAGCCTCGCTCGTCAGCCATATGAACTACCGCAGGTCAAGGCTCAGTTCACGTCATCCCACCCGCGCTTTTCAGGCTCTCTTCAGCTTGAAACGTTAAGTTAACCCTGCAAACAACTTCGCAGGGTTAACGTGTTTCTTGACCCGCAGTTGACCAACCGTTGACGAGCGCAAGAGACCGCGAACACCTGGAGGGGGGCGCATGTTCCGAGGTACTACGGCCCGGACCGTGATTTCGCTCCTCGCCGCCGCCCTGCTGGCCCTCCAGTTCTTCGCTCCCACAGCCTCCTTCGCATCCGCGCACACAGTCCGTCAAGCCGAGGCCAAGACCGAGCCCAGAATCAAACCCAGGGCAGCAGCCCAGCGCGACGAGTACGTCACCTGCGGTGATGGCGGCCGCCATCACGACCCGAGCCTGCCTCTGCGCACCCGCGACCGGCATCGCATCGCCGATTCAGGTCCCCAGATACCCGAGCGCCCGCTCCGCGCAGTGGACCCCGCCGCCCCGCACGAACCGGAAACGCGCGTCACGTCCCGCCATCAGGCGCCCAGATCGCTGACCGCGCACACCCCGGCCGCGCTCCAAGTGTTCCGCTGCTGACAGCAGAAGCCTCCCCCCACGCTCTGTCATGTACGTCCGACGCGCCATCGAGGCGCGCCAGGAGGAGTCACCACATGCAGCCCCTCATCGAGAACGCCCGTACCTTCGGTCAGCGCCCTGAGGAGTTCGCCAAGCTGGCCGCAGGCCAGTCCCCCCAGGTCCTGTTCATCACCTGCTCCGATTCGAGGGTCGTGCCGGCCCTGATCACAGGTGCCAGGCCCGGCGAGCTCTTCGAACTGCGCACCGCGGGCAACATCGTTCCCCCGTACGCCTCCGCCCGCCCCACCGGCGAGGCGGCCACCATCGAGTACGCCGTGGAGGTCCTCGGCGTCAGCGACATCGTGGTCTGCGGCCACTCGCACTGCGGTGCCGTCGGCGCCCTGGTGCGCGGCGACGACCTCACCGCCGTACCCGCCGTACGCGACTGGCTCGCGCACGCCGCCGACGACCCCACGGCCGCAGCCACGGCCTCGTCCGCCACCGACGACCCGACGGTCGCCTCGGCCGTCCAGAACCACGTCCTCGCACAGCTGCTGCGGCTGCGCTCCTACCCGTGCGTGGAGCAACGCCTGGCGAAGGGTCAACTGCGGTTGCGCGGCTGGTACTACGAGGTGCACACCGGCTCCGTGCGCGAACACCGCGCCGCCACCGACGCGTTCGAAGCGCTGTGAGGGCCGCCATGTCCATACTTGCCAAGGTCCCCCATCTGCGGCAGGACTTCGCCGCCTCGCTCGTCGTGTTCCTGGTCGCCCTGCCGCTGTGCGTGGGGGTCGCTGTCGCCTCCGGCGTGCCGGCCGAACTCGGCCTGGTCACCGGCATCGTGGGCGGCATCATCACCGGACTCCTGCCGGGCAGCAGCCTCCAGGTTTCCGGACCCGCCGCCGGCCTCACCGTGCTGGTCTTCGAGGCCGTACGGGAGCACGGGCTGCCCGCGCTCGGGGTGATCGTGCTCGCCGCCGGGCTGCTCCAACTGGCCATGGGCGCCCTGAAGCTGGGGCGCTGGTTCCGGGCCATATCGGTGTCCGTCGTCGAGGGCATGCTGGCCGGGATCGGGCTGGTGATCATCGCCGGGCAGCTGTACGCGGCAGCCGGGCTGAAGGCGCCGGCCGCCGGGCTCGACAAGATCACCGGGTTGCCCGACGCCGCCGCGAAGGCCGTGGGGAGCACCAGCGCGCTGGCCTCGCTGGCGGTCGGCGCGGGCACGATAGCCGTGATCGTGCTCTGGCAGCGGCTGCCCAAGAAGGTGCGGGCAGTACCGGGCGCGCTCGCCGCGGTGGTCCTGGCGACCGCCGTCACCCTCGTGTTCAACCTGCCGGTGGGAACCGTCGAGGTGAAGGGCCTGCTGGACGCCGTCCAGCTGCCCGGGCTCGGCGCCTTCGGCGAACTGGCGAGCCTGAGCGTCCTCGGCACGGTCGTGGCGTTCACGCTGATCGCGTCCGCCGAGAGCCTGTTCAGCGCCGCCGCGGTGGACCGGCTGCACGACGGTCCGCGCACCCAGTACGACAAGGAACTGATGGCGCAGGGCGCCGGCAACACCGTGTGCGGCCTGCTGGGCGCGCTGCCGATGACCGCGGTGATCGTGCGCAGCTCGGCGAACCTCCAGGCGGGCGCGCGGACGAAGGCGTCCCGGGTGCTGCACGGCGTATGGCTGCTGCTGTTCGCGGCGCTGCTGCCCGGCGCGCTGGCGCTCATCCCGCTGCCCGCACTGGCCGGCATCCTCGTCCACGCCGGTTGG
Protein-coding sequences here:
- the murC gene encoding UDP-N-acetylmuramate--L-alanine ligase — translated: MAPGLPIAMDRPHFIGIGGAGMSGIAKILAQRGAVVAGSDAKESETAAALRALGATVHIGHAAGHLADDATCVVVSSAIRADNPELARAAELGIPVVHRSDALARLMDGLRPIAVAGTHGKTTTTSMLAVSLSELGLNPSYAIGGDLDAPGSNALHGDGDIFVAEADESDRSFHKYAPEVAIVLNVELDHHANYASMDEIYESFETFAGRIVPGGTLVIAADQDGARELTRRLPDSVRVVTYGESADADVRVLSVVPQGLKSEVTVELDGASLTFTVSVPGRHYAHNAVAALAAGVALGVPAGELAPALAAYTGVKRRLQLKGEAAGVQVIDSYAHHPTEMTADLEAMRAAVGDARILVVFQPHLFSRTQELGKEMGESLALADASVVLDIYPAREDPIPGVTSTLIIDAARTAGADVTAVSDKAEVPETVAGMAKPGDLVLTMGAGDVTDLGPRILDRLSR
- a CDS encoding indole-3-glycerol phosphate synthase, producing MFTSVLMIEKALTSADVEFVTTLHGEEGVAFHVLLQPRGDQADRLLRAIDDIALGELDDAAHEGETPEGEDAAATAERALEVSLAALRVAGHEADGQIVEDHPLDALKGLVEEIDADEVIVLTDPHYVEEFFHRDWASRARHKVGVPVLKLFSHSKA
- a CDS encoding carbonic anhydrase yields the protein MQPLIENARTFGQRPEEFAKLAAGQSPQVLFITCSDSRVVPALITGARPGELFELRTAGNIVPPYASARPTGEAATIEYAVEVLGVSDIVVCGHSHCGAVGALVRGDDLTAVPAVRDWLAHAADDPTAAATASSATDDPTVASAVQNHVLAQLLRLRSYPCVEQRLAKGQLRLRGWYYEVHTGSVREHRAATDAFEAL
- the zapE gene encoding cell division protein ZapE, producing the protein MPTTPAAPGFGPIADTAPLSLCVREPHVPADRLVAEMVPPPRFDSVRFGTYIPDPNQPSQTEAVRVLDGFAGGLGGAHAVGGGKRGFFGFGKVKAPKVPAGPRGVYLDGGYGVGKTHLLASLWHATPAEPALKAFGTFVELTNLVGALGFQKTVQTLSGHRLLCIDEFELDDPGDTVLVSTLLGKLVDAGVALAATSNTLPGKLGEGRFASADFLREIQGLSAHFRALRIDGEDYRHRGLPQAPAPYSEEQVTKAAYATEGSSLDDFPHLLDHLARVHPSRYGALTDGLKAVCLTDVRPVPDQSTALRLVVLADRLYDREVPVLASGLPFDQLFSEEMLNGGYRKKYFRAISRLTALARDAKGLVEHA
- a CDS encoding pyrimidine reductase family protein codes for the protein MRRLFPVTEETVAGASGGAVETGGAGGSPGGAGTGDREWSLDELAAAYAYPERTNGRQEAWLRANMVSTLDGAAQHDGRSQPISSAADMRVFGTLRQLADVVLVGAETVRQEGYRPVRARPEFTAAREAAGQAEVAAVAIVSASLELDYSLPLFTSPLVPTLILTGAAAAPDRVAAAEKAGAQVVVAGDGMGVDPARAVQALADLGHTRLLAEGGPRLLGQLVAAGVLDELCLTISPMLTVGDAQRISGGPSVGVPRHFELVSLLEEAGFLFSRYHRS
- a CDS encoding SulP family inorganic anion transporter, whose product is MSILAKVPHLRQDFAASLVVFLVALPLCVGVAVASGVPAELGLVTGIVGGIITGLLPGSSLQVSGPAAGLTVLVFEAVREHGLPALGVIVLAAGLLQLAMGALKLGRWFRAISVSVVEGMLAGIGLVIIAGQLYAAAGLKAPAAGLDKITGLPDAAAKAVGSTSALASLAVGAGTIAVIVLWQRLPKKVRAVPGALAAVVLATAVTLVFNLPVGTVEVKGLLDAVQLPGLGAFGELASLSVLGTVVAFTLIASAESLFSAAAVDRLHDGPRTQYDKELMAQGAGNTVCGLLGALPMTAVIVRSSANLQAGARTKASRVLHGVWLLLFAALLPGALALIPLPALAGILVHAGWKLIPVRGVVSLWREHRGEALILVVTAVAIVSVNMFEGVLIGLALSVGKTAWEASHLKLEVIDKGAGPIQAYLSGNATFLRLPKILDNLEALPQDRPIELDLSGLHHLDHACRTALESWAERHSEAGTEPVRMMTTAP
- the msrB gene encoding peptide-methionine (R)-S-oxide reductase MsrB produces the protein MSYDVEKPDEQWRAELTPAEYTVLRQAGTEPAFVGEYTDTKTKGVYSCRACGAELFTSDTKFESHCGWPSFFDPKDTDAVELLSDRTHGMVRTEVRCARCGSHLGHVFEGEGYPTPTDQRYCINSISLRLAADEG